In Halosegnis marinus, one genomic interval encodes:
- a CDS encoding DUF5611 family protein: MEEYKMRRGEYLEERIPDMEATIEDYFGPITGTQEYKGSDLYVVGEPENPVFEKVVAGAVSYSGKKDKLAVDFIERDLAQLMETGDVDRAGDANAAKNEFLLEATGRDAKSRRESMKRAVEDDETPDGVE, translated from the coding sequence ATGGAGGAGTACAAGATGCGCCGCGGGGAGTATCTCGAGGAGCGTATCCCGGACATGGAGGCCACTATCGAGGACTACTTCGGCCCCATCACCGGGACACAGGAGTACAAGGGGTCGGACCTCTACGTCGTCGGCGAGCCGGAGAACCCCGTCTTCGAGAAGGTCGTCGCGGGCGCCGTCTCGTACTCGGGCAAGAAGGACAAGCTCGCCGTCGACTTCATCGAACGCGACCTCGCACAGCTGATGGAGACGGGCGATGTGGACCGCGCCGGCGACGCCAACGCGGCGAAGAACGAGTTCCTCTTGGAGGCGACCGGCCGCGACGCGAAGTCGCGCCGCGAGTCCATGAAGCGCGCCGTCGAGGACGACGAGACCCCGGACGGCGTCGAGTAG
- a CDS encoding carboxypeptidase M32, which produces MATRDTDPYAALTEHVERLTYLEDASGVLGWDQQVTMPEGGAPARGKQLSTLSGIGHDLLTDDEVGDLLDACEAADLDDEEAAVVRETRRRYDRATSVPGDLVERHAQASSDAQQTWQGAKADDDWDAFADTLDELRELRVERATHIAPDAPTYPTLYDDGMPTLPLATVEEIFADLKDALVPLVDDIRENGDDLADPFAGQSFPEDEQSALNHAAADFLGYPDDRGRLDLSAHPFTSGTQFDARITTRYKEKSPLDGLTATIHEFGHASYQLGLRDDEYGTPLGSARGEVHESQSRFWENHVGRTRAFWETFLPTFKEHLSGVDDLTAEEAYEAANRIAPENVIRVEADELTYHMHIILRHEIEGEYLDGDLTVEEIPARWNEKMEEYLGVTPEATGDGPLQDIHWTGRFGGFPSYTVGSVLAAQLTAAMEEDLDIEGCIRDEAFDKLWEWQTEHVHRHGQRYTADELVEVATGEPLSADAFIEYAEAKFGDLYGL; this is translated from the coding sequence ATGGCAACGCGAGACACGGACCCGTACGCCGCGCTCACGGAGCACGTCGAGCGGCTCACCTACCTGGAGGACGCGAGCGGCGTCCTCGGGTGGGACCAGCAGGTGACGATGCCGGAGGGCGGCGCGCCCGCCCGCGGCAAACAGCTCTCGACGCTCTCGGGCATCGGCCACGACCTGCTCACCGACGACGAGGTGGGCGACCTGCTCGACGCCTGCGAGGCCGCGGACCTCGACGACGAGGAGGCCGCGGTCGTCCGGGAGACGCGCCGGCGCTACGACCGCGCGACGAGCGTCCCCGGCGACCTCGTGGAGCGGCACGCGCAGGCCTCCTCGGACGCCCAGCAGACGTGGCAGGGCGCGAAGGCGGACGACGACTGGGACGCCTTCGCCGACACGCTGGACGAACTGCGGGAGCTGCGGGTCGAGCGGGCGACCCACATCGCGCCCGACGCGCCGACGTACCCGACGCTGTACGACGACGGGATGCCGACGCTCCCCCTGGCGACCGTGGAGGAGATATTCGCGGACCTGAAGGACGCGCTCGTCCCGCTCGTCGACGACATCCGCGAGAACGGCGACGACCTCGCGGACCCGTTCGCCGGGCAGTCGTTCCCCGAGGACGAACAGTCGGCGCTCAACCACGCGGCGGCGGACTTCCTCGGCTACCCCGACGACCGCGGGCGGCTGGACCTCTCGGCGCACCCGTTCACGTCGGGGACGCAGTTCGACGCGCGCATCACCACCCGCTACAAGGAGAAGAGCCCGCTCGACGGGCTGACGGCCACGATTCACGAGTTCGGCCACGCCAGCTACCAGCTGGGCCTGCGCGACGACGAGTACGGCACGCCCCTCGGGAGCGCGCGCGGCGAGGTCCACGAGTCGCAGTCGCGCTTCTGGGAGAACCACGTCGGCCGCACGCGGGCCTTCTGGGAGACGTTCCTCCCGACGTTCAAGGAGCACCTCTCGGGCGTCGATGACCTCACCGCCGAGGAGGCGTACGAGGCGGCCAACCGCATCGCCCCGGAGAACGTCATCCGGGTGGAGGCGGACGAACTCACCTACCACATGCACATCATCCTCCGCCACGAGATAGAGGGGGAGTACCTCGACGGCGACCTCACCGTCGAGGAAATCCCGGCCCGGTGGAACGAGAAGATGGAGGAGTACCTCGGCGTCACGCCCGAGGCGACGGGCGACGGCCCGCTCCAGGACATCCACTGGACGGGCCGGTTCGGCGGCTTCCCGAGCTACACGGTCGGGAGCGTCCTCGCGGCCCAACTGACCGCGGCGATGGAGGAGGACCTCGACATCGAGGGCTGCATCCGCGACGAGGCGTTCGACAAACTCTGGGAGTGGCAGACGGAGCACGTCCACCGGCACGGCCAGCGGTACACGGCCGACGAACTCGTGGAGGTGGCGACGGGCGAACCGCTCTCGGCGGACGCCTTCATCGAGTACGCGGAGGCGAAGTTCGGGGACCTCTACGGGCTATAG
- a CDS encoding hydantoinase B/oxoprolinase family protein: protein MSGVDAVTLEVVRNRLEGIAEEMGQVLIRGSYSPNIKERRDCSTALFDADGRMVAQAEHIPVHLGAMPAAVEAVRDRDAAPGDAFLVNDPFAGGTHLPDVTIVSPVAPDDEVVGYAVTRAHHADVGGTAPGSMPAGATEIYQEGLRLPAVRLVAGGDPVEDVRDLFLANVRNPDERRADLRAQLAANDRAEERVGELLAEYGDLEPLFDAVVAYSRDRMEAELADVPDGTYTARDALEGDGVTDDDIPVVATVTVDGNAVAVDFAGTADQVRGNVNAPLAVAKSAVYFVVRAVTDPDIPPNHGCYEPVTVTAPAGSLVNPEPPAAVVGGNVETSQRVTDTVLDAFRGALPNRVPAGSQGTMNNVVIGSRAADGYTYYETVAGGFGARPSKDGMDGVQVGMTNTLNTPVESIETEYPLRVERYGFRPDSGGDGEYRGGLGLVRELTVGEDSVVSLLTERRRRAPKGAAGGADGATGANRIDGEQVLAKTTRDAPAGTTVTVFTPGGGGYGDPGERDPEARERDRADGKTE from the coding sequence GTGAGCGGCGTGGACGCGGTGACGCTGGAGGTCGTCCGCAATCGGCTGGAGGGAATCGCCGAGGAGATGGGGCAGGTGCTGATACGGGGGTCGTACTCGCCGAACATCAAGGAGCGGCGCGACTGCTCGACGGCGCTGTTCGACGCCGACGGCCGGATGGTCGCGCAGGCGGAACACATCCCGGTCCACCTCGGGGCGATGCCGGCGGCCGTGGAGGCGGTCCGCGACCGCGACGCCGCGCCGGGCGACGCCTTCCTCGTGAACGACCCGTTCGCGGGCGGCACCCACCTGCCGGACGTGACCATCGTCTCGCCCGTCGCCCCCGACGACGAGGTGGTCGGCTACGCAGTCACGCGCGCGCACCACGCGGACGTGGGCGGCACCGCTCCCGGGAGCATGCCCGCGGGCGCGACCGAGATATACCAGGAGGGGCTTCGCCTGCCGGCGGTTCGGCTCGTCGCGGGCGGCGACCCCGTCGAGGACGTGCGCGACCTCTTCCTCGCGAACGTTCGCAACCCCGACGAGCGGCGCGCGGACCTGCGCGCCCAGCTCGCGGCGAACGACCGCGCCGAGGAGCGCGTCGGCGAACTCCTCGCGGAGTACGGCGACCTCGAGCCGCTGTTCGACGCGGTCGTCGCCTACTCACGCGACCGGATGGAGGCCGAACTCGCGGACGTGCCGGACGGCACCTACACGGCCCGCGACGCGCTGGAGGGCGACGGGGTGACGGACGACGATATCCCCGTCGTCGCGACCGTCACCGTGGACGGGAACGCCGTCGCGGTGGACTTCGCGGGCACGGCCGACCAGGTTCGTGGCAACGTGAACGCGCCGCTCGCGGTGGCGAAGAGCGCCGTCTACTTCGTCGTCCGGGCGGTGACAGACCCCGATATCCCGCCGAACCACGGCTGTTACGAGCCGGTGACCGTGACCGCGCCCGCGGGGTCGCTCGTGAACCCCGAGCCGCCGGCGGCGGTCGTGGGGGGGAACGTCGAGACGAGCCAGCGCGTTACCGACACCGTGCTCGACGCGTTCCGCGGGGCGCTCCCCAACCGCGTCCCGGCGGGGAGCCAGGGGACGATGAACAACGTCGTCATCGGGAGTCGCGCGGCCGACGGCTACACCTACTACGAGACGGTCGCGGGCGGGTTCGGCGCGCGCCCGTCGAAGGACGGGATGGACGGCGTACAGGTCGGGATGACGAACACGCTCAACACCCCCGTCGAGTCCATCGAGACGGAGTACCCGCTCCGGGTCGAGCGGTACGGCTTCCGACCGGACAGCGGCGGCGACGGCGAGTACCGCGGCGGCCTCGGCCTCGTTCGCGAACTCACGGTCGGGGAGGACTCCGTCGTCTCGCTGCTGACGGAGCGGCGGCGCCGCGCGCCGAAGGGGGCCGCGGGCGGCGCGGACGGCGCGACGGGCGCGAACCGAATCGACGGCGAGCAGGTGCTCGCCAAGACGACGCGCGACGCGCCCGCCGGAACGACGGTGACCGTGTTCACACCCGGCGGGGGCGGCTACGGCGACCCCGGCGAGCGCGACCCGGAGGCGCGGGAGCGCGACCGCGCGGACGGGAAGACGGAGTGA
- a CDS encoding DUF1028 domain-containing protein, translating into MTFSICVRETYEGEDGEEHTRYGVAVTTRLAAVGTLCPFANEHGAVATQSLVNVELGEKGVEYLADGLAVEDALSALLNADDGKQSRQLHGVDAEGTFAFSGDECMGWYGHVEREGFTVAGNLLTGESVVEATADAFEDADDDLPLAERLVDALAAGQAEGGDKREDLEVQSAALKVTTTEDREMTPYYNDLRVDASKEPVADLRETYELAGESFDAAVAKYEEEYENDEIDGDE; encoded by the coding sequence ATGACGTTCAGCATCTGCGTCCGCGAGACGTACGAGGGCGAGGACGGCGAGGAACACACCCGCTACGGCGTCGCCGTGACGACGCGGCTCGCGGCCGTCGGCACGCTGTGTCCGTTCGCCAACGAACACGGCGCCGTCGCCACCCAGTCGCTCGTCAACGTCGAACTCGGGGAGAAGGGCGTCGAGTACCTCGCCGACGGGCTCGCCGTCGAGGACGCGCTGTCGGCGCTGCTCAACGCCGACGACGGGAAACAGAGCCGCCAGCTCCACGGCGTCGACGCCGAGGGCACCTTCGCCTTCTCCGGCGACGAGTGTATGGGCTGGTACGGCCACGTCGAGCGCGAGGGGTTCACCGTCGCCGGCAACCTCCTCACCGGGGAGTCGGTCGTGGAGGCGACCGCCGACGCCTTCGAGGACGCGGACGACGACCTCCCCCTCGCGGAACGGCTCGTCGACGCGCTCGCGGCCGGGCAGGCCGAGGGCGGCGACAAGCGCGAGGACCTAGAGGTGCAGTCGGCGGCGCTGAAGGTGACGACCACCGAGGACCGCGAGATGACGCCGTACTACAACGACCTGCGCGTCGACGCCTCGAAGGAGCCGGTCGCGGACCTCCGCGAGACGTACGAACTCGCCGGCGAGAGCTTCGACGCCGCCGTGGCGAAGTACGAGGAGGAGTACGAGAACGACGAGATAGACGGCGACGAGTAG
- a CDS encoding RNA-binding protein gives MEVKSRHHLRGDEIDEVVTAIEERLGVTVEGDAFEDVDFADSDRRVVLVDGEPYVAFFDGEPFLTVNGAQTFAPERNVVTVDAGAISFVSDGADVMRPGIVEADDTIAEGDLVAVAEETHGKVLAVGRALVDGAEMTGDSGKVVESLHHVGDDLFELTV, from the coding sequence ATGGAAGTCAAATCGCGCCACCACCTCCGGGGCGACGAGATAGACGAGGTCGTGACGGCCATCGAGGAGCGGCTTGGCGTGACCGTCGAGGGCGACGCGTTCGAGGACGTGGACTTCGCGGACTCCGACCGCCGGGTCGTGCTGGTCGACGGCGAGCCGTACGTCGCCTTCTTCGACGGGGAGCCGTTCCTCACCGTCAACGGGGCCCAGACGTTCGCCCCCGAGCGCAACGTCGTGACCGTCGACGCGGGGGCCATCTCGTTCGTCTCCGACGGGGCCGACGTGATGCGGCCGGGCATCGTCGAGGCGGACGACACCATCGCCGAGGGCGACCTCGTCGCCGTCGCCGAGGAGACCCACGGGAAGGTGCTCGCCGTCGGGCGCGCGCTCGTGGACGGCGCGGAGATGACGGGCGACTCCGGGAAGGTGGTCGAGTCGCTCCACCACGTCGGCGACGACCTGTTCGAACTGACCGTTTAA
- a CDS encoding YrdB family protein produces MRTAAVAVRFVLEVAALAALAYWGVRVGTDFPSRLALGLAAPMFAAGVWATFVAPRAPFRLPALARLAVELGVFGLAVAALAVVGRPTLAVAFGAAAFADSVGLYLLERGGA; encoded by the coding sequence GTGCGTACCGCCGCCGTCGCGGTCCGGTTCGTCCTCGAAGTCGCGGCGCTCGCCGCCCTCGCCTACTGGGGCGTCCGCGTCGGGACCGACTTCCCCTCGCGGCTGGCGCTCGGTCTCGCCGCGCCGATGTTCGCGGCCGGGGTCTGGGCCACCTTCGTCGCGCCGCGCGCTCCCTTCCGGCTCCCGGCGCTCGCGCGCCTCGCCGTCGAACTCGGCGTGTTCGGGCTGGCGGTCGCGGCGCTCGCGGTCGTCGGTCGTCCGACCCTCGCCGTCGCGTTCGGCGCCGCGGCGTTCGCCGACAGCGTCGGCCTCTACCTCCTCGAACGGGGCGGCGCCTGA
- a CDS encoding HVO_0416 family zinc finger protein — MATANDIFDEFLTDRGHETETPSWEEDYNKKRCPECGGLHDTSAVECSVCGWVPN, encoded by the coding sequence ATGGCGACCGCGAACGACATCTTCGACGAGTTCCTCACGGACCGTGGCCACGAAACCGAGACGCCGTCCTGGGAGGAGGACTACAACAAGAAGCGCTGTCCGGAGTGCGGGGGACTCCACGACACGTCGGCGGTCGAGTGTAGCGTCTGCGGCTGGGTCCCGAACTGA
- a CDS encoding cell division protein SepF encodes MGLMSKLLGGGGRSTGDYVELDISDFDTSATSVDTQLHIATIGDKSDVIPIKDALYDGDIVIADITRHTTTDRTMEHISDELKQVADEVGGDIIQKDDDQLVITPGGVKIAREKLGG; translated from the coding sequence ATGGGACTGATGAGCAAACTGCTCGGGGGCGGCGGCCGGTCCACGGGCGACTACGTCGAACTGGACATCTCCGACTTCGACACCTCGGCGACGAGCGTGGACACGCAGCTCCACATCGCCACCATCGGCGACAAGAGCGACGTGATACCGATCAAGGACGCGCTGTACGACGGCGACATCGTCATCGCGGACATCACCCGCCACACCACGACCGACCGCACGATGGAACACATCTCCGACGAGCTGAAACAGGTGGCCGACGAGGTCGGCGGCGACATCATCCAGAAGGACGACGACCAGCTCGTCATCACGCCCGGGGGCGTGAAGATCGCCCGCGAGAAGCTCGGCGGCTGA
- a CDS encoding glutaredoxin family protein, with the protein MTFDPASQGLDDEEVHERVEEAIENNEVVLFMKGTAMMPQCGYSKRAVGLLQQYREDVATVDALQNLDAFREALSERSGWETIPQTFVDGEFVGGSDILAELEERGELAETVNADPDAAAGSSAGSADAPF; encoded by the coding sequence ATGACCTTCGACCCCGCCAGCCAGGGACTCGACGACGAGGAAGTCCACGAGCGCGTCGAGGAGGCCATCGAGAACAACGAGGTCGTCCTGTTCATGAAGGGGACGGCGATGATGCCCCAGTGCGGCTACTCGAAGCGGGCCGTCGGCCTGCTCCAGCAGTACCGCGAGGACGTGGCGACCGTCGACGCGCTCCAGAACCTCGACGCCTTCCGCGAGGCGCTCTCCGAGCGCTCCGGGTGGGAGACCATCCCGCAGACGTTCGTCGATGGGGAGTTCGTCGGCGGCAGCGACATCCTCGCCGAACTGGAGGAGCGCGGCGAACTCGCCGAGACGGTGAACGCCGACCCCGACGCGGCCGCCGGGTCGAGCGCGGGCAGCGCGGACGCCCCCTTCTGA
- a CDS encoding DUF7093 family protein, with protein sequence MGLTCSLLGHAFEDSDVEREREEQGSEVVTVVREVEVCARCGEQRVVSENKEVTTVVEPEEVGIDEEEAAASTALGSMADEAGGENGESGGEAGTEDDAGTPDSDGDTEPEPTPEPAADPATEPADPTDEEESAFEPPADPAEEDAEILGEETPSERRPGQWPDDEGGFEPEALTGGAPNVEADTGAAVVEDAEREDDESEPAERPEPAATSVPTGDYVCPECGFSTPAAESSLREGDSCPECRRGYLAAR encoded by the coding sequence ATGGGACTCACGTGTTCGCTTCTCGGACACGCGTTCGAGGACTCCGACGTCGAGCGCGAGCGCGAGGAGCAGGGCAGCGAGGTCGTCACCGTCGTCCGCGAGGTGGAGGTGTGTGCCCGCTGCGGCGAACAGCGGGTCGTCTCCGAGAACAAGGAGGTCACGACCGTCGTCGAGCCGGAGGAGGTCGGCATCGACGAGGAGGAGGCGGCCGCGAGCACGGCGCTCGGGTCGATGGCGGACGAGGCCGGCGGCGAGAACGGCGAATCCGGGGGCGAGGCCGGGACCGAGGACGACGCCGGTACGCCCGATAGCGACGGGGACACCGAGCCGGAACCGACGCCGGAGCCGGCTGCGGACCCCGCCACGGAGCCGGCCGACCCCACCGACGAGGAGGAGTCGGCGTTCGAGCCGCCCGCCGACCCCGCCGAGGAGGACGCGGAGATACTCGGCGAGGAGACGCCGAGCGAGCGCCGGCCGGGCCAGTGGCCCGACGACGAGGGGGGCTTCGAGCCGGAGGCGCTGACCGGCGGCGCGCCGAACGTCGAGGCGGACACGGGCGCGGCCGTGGTCGAGGACGCCGAGCGGGAGGACGACGAGTCGGAGCCCGCGGAGCGTCCGGAGCCGGCCGCGACCAGCGTCCCGACGGGCGACTACGTCTGCCCCGAGTGCGGCTTCTCGACGCCCGCCGCGGAGTCGTCGCTGCGCGAGGGCGACTCCTGTCCGGAGTGTCGCCGCGGCTATCTCGCCGCCCGGTAG
- a CDS encoding metallophosphoesterase family protein, protein MRLLLMGDTHVPSREAAIPEWVLDETAAADRVIHTGDFDSPAALDTVREHAPELTAVLGNIDPADLGVPEVATLDVGGVRFVVTHGTGDIAGYDDRVARVTDEHAADDRLTVGVSGHTHQRRDEEHGGYRLLNPGSATGADPAPDASVMVAEVADGEVSVETLVR, encoded by the coding sequence ATGCGACTCCTCCTCATGGGCGACACGCACGTCCCGTCGCGCGAGGCGGCGATACCGGAGTGGGTGCTCGACGAGACGGCCGCCGCCGACCGCGTGATACACACCGGGGACTTCGACTCGCCGGCGGCGCTCGACACCGTCCGCGAACACGCCCCCGAACTGACGGCCGTCCTCGGCAACATCGACCCCGCGGACCTCGGGGTGCCCGAGGTCGCCACGCTCGACGTCGGCGGCGTCCGGTTCGTCGTCACGCACGGGACGGGCGACATCGCGGGCTACGACGACCGGGTGGCGCGCGTCACGGACGAGCACGCGGCGGACGACCGCCTCACCGTCGGCGTCTCGGGGCACACCCATCAGCGGCGCGACGAGGAACACGGCGGCTACCGCCTGCTCAACCCCGGGAGCGCGACCGGGGCCGACCCCGCGCCCGACGCCTCCGTGATGGTGGCCGAGGTCGCGGACGGCGAGGTGTCCGTCGAGACGCTCGTCCGCTGA
- a CDS encoding MFS transporter translates to MADARIRDAFLAVARDRERAGLLVAYLLLFVVVDAYGQLLPLYYRELGVSVAALGVAKSVGNGVEAVASGPVGVLADETDRAAIAVVAGGALAVVLAAFPFAGGALALGALVVAFAAARLVFNTAATPLLSASFETGAEGVGWAVRDTAIYVGGALGVAGTGLLVARLGYGSAFLALVPALVALVAVLAVAHRPTFGGAVSLPSLSRPRPLAAVRAVSKPGVLARFLAVKLFAGLGMGSCFYLLPVRAVDLGVAAGTFLLAFGAAKVVAVAFTLLGGLATDRVSRKALYVGNFAIEAVMLAALALADSPALLFVAVGLYVLQTTFEPAVLAFFFDQFDEEESGRAWGISGVVARGTGVVAPAVGGYLYRVSPSLAFGLGAAAMVAATAAALTLPGDPARA, encoded by the coding sequence GTGGCCGACGCCCGCATCCGCGACGCCTTCCTCGCCGTCGCGCGCGACCGCGAGCGCGCCGGCCTGCTCGTCGCCTACCTCCTGCTGTTCGTCGTCGTCGACGCCTACGGCCAGCTGTTGCCGCTGTACTACCGGGAACTCGGGGTCTCCGTCGCGGCGCTCGGCGTCGCCAAGAGCGTCGGCAACGGCGTCGAGGCGGTCGCCTCCGGGCCGGTCGGGGTCCTCGCCGACGAGACGGACCGCGCGGCCATCGCCGTCGTCGCGGGCGGGGCGCTCGCCGTCGTCCTCGCCGCGTTCCCGTTCGCGGGCGGGGCGCTCGCGCTCGGCGCGCTGGTCGTCGCCTTCGCCGCCGCCCGCCTCGTGTTCAACACGGCGGCGACGCCCCTGCTGAGCGCGTCGTTCGAGACGGGCGCGGAGGGGGTCGGCTGGGCCGTCCGCGACACCGCCATCTACGTCGGCGGCGCGCTCGGCGTCGCCGGGACCGGGCTGCTCGTCGCCCGCCTCGGCTACGGGTCGGCGTTCCTCGCGCTCGTGCCGGCGCTCGTCGCCCTCGTCGCCGTGCTCGCCGTCGCCCACCGGCCGACGTTCGGCGGGGCGGTCTCGCTTCCGTCGCTCTCGCGCCCGCGCCCCCTCGCCGCCGTCCGCGCGGTGTCGAAGCCGGGTGTCCTCGCCCGCTTCCTCGCCGTGAAGCTGTTCGCCGGCCTCGGGATGGGGTCGTGCTTCTACCTGCTCCCCGTCCGGGCCGTGGACCTGGGGGTGGCCGCGGGAACGTTCCTGCTCGCGTTCGGCGCGGCGAAGGTCGTCGCGGTCGCCTTCACCCTCCTCGGGGGGCTGGCGACCGACCGCGTCAGCCGGAAGGCGCTGTACGTCGGCAACTTCGCGATAGAGGCCGTCATGCTCGCGGCGCTCGCGCTGGCCGACTCGCCGGCACTGCTGTTCGTCGCCGTCGGCCTCTACGTCCTCCAGACGACGTTCGAGCCGGCGGTGCTGGCCTTCTTCTTCGACCAGTTCGACGAGGAGGAGTCGGGGCGCGCGTGGGGCATCTCCGGCGTCGTCGCACGCGGGACCGGCGTCGTCGCGCCCGCCGTCGGCGGATACCTCTACCGCGTGTCGCCGTCGCTGGCGTTCGGCCTCGGCGCCGCGGCGATGGTCGCGGCGACGGCCGCGGCGCTGACCCTGCCCGGCGACCCGGCGCGCGCGTAG
- a CDS encoding hydantoinase/oxoprolinase family protein, whose product MTEESAPRVGVDVGGTFTDAVLVAGDGRVTTAKVPTTADQSEGVLAGIEKACERAGVAPDEVGEFAHAMTVSVNAVLERAGAETALVTTEGFRDVLEIGRQTRPSLYDLDAEKPAPLVPRRRRFAVAERATPDGIETPVDPEEIRALAADLRGEVESVAVAFLHAYAHPENEARAAAVLREELDVPVSASSEVLAEFREFERTATTVADAYVAPAIDAYVGRLAERAREAGLPAPRVMQSNGGIADADTVRARPVTTMLSGPAAGVVGANRAAGAAVAERDLAGLVTFDMGGTSSDVSLVRDGSAERSTDTVIDGVPVAAPMVDVHTIGSGGGSVASVDAGGALRVGPESAGAEPGPACYGKGGERATVTDANLVLGYIGDDAALGGELELDADAARDALARLAEEAGLDSAREAAAGVYRVANARMTRAVRAVTVERGHDPREFGLVAFGGAGPMHAAPLAGALDIDSVVVPPAEGVLSAYGLLAADEEYDAARSLLVPLSEADSGEVATVLDDLEAAARADATAEPTVALSADCRYDGQSFELDVPVERPFDADAVREAFGDAHERAYGYRADEPVELVTLRATARVPRDVAETAADPSGDPERGTRTAYFDGEARGTRVYDRDALPPGYDLAGPAVLEGTESTTVVPPGWRGTVRANGAVVLTEGSA is encoded by the coding sequence ATGACAGAGGAGAGCGCCCCGCGGGTCGGCGTCGACGTGGGCGGCACCTTCACCGACGCGGTGCTGGTCGCGGGCGACGGGCGGGTGACGACGGCGAAGGTCCCCACGACGGCCGACCAGAGCGAGGGGGTGCTGGCCGGCATCGAGAAGGCCTGCGAGCGGGCGGGGGTCGCCCCCGACGAGGTTGGTGAGTTCGCCCACGCGATGACCGTCTCCGTGAACGCCGTCCTCGAACGGGCGGGCGCGGAGACGGCGCTCGTGACGACGGAGGGCTTTCGCGACGTGCTCGAGATCGGCCGACAGACCCGTCCGAGCCTCTACGACCTCGACGCCGAGAAGCCCGCGCCCCTCGTCCCGCGGCGGCGCCGCTTCGCGGTCGCGGAGCGGGCGACGCCAGACGGAATCGAGACGCCGGTCGACCCCGAGGAGATACGGGCGCTCGCCGCCGACCTGCGGGGCGAGGTGGAGAGCGTGGCCGTCGCCTTCCTCCACGCGTACGCCCACCCGGAGAACGAGGCGCGCGCGGCCGCGGTCCTCAGGGAGGAACTCGACGTGCCCGTGTCGGCGTCGTCGGAGGTGCTCGCGGAGTTCCGCGAGTTCGAGCGGACGGCGACGACCGTCGCGGACGCGTACGTCGCGCCGGCAATCGACGCCTACGTCGGGCGGCTGGCGGAGCGGGCGCGCGAGGCCGGCCTCCCCGCCCCGCGAGTGATGCAGTCGAACGGCGGCATCGCGGACGCCGACACCGTGCGGGCGCGCCCGGTGACGACGATGCTCTCCGGCCCGGCCGCGGGCGTCGTCGGGGCGAACCGGGCGGCGGGCGCCGCGGTCGCGGAGCGCGACCTCGCCGGCCTCGTCACCTTCGACATGGGGGGCACGTCGAGCGACGTGAGCCTCGTGCGCGACGGGAGCGCGGAGCGCTCGACGGACACCGTCATCGACGGCGTCCCGGTCGCGGCCCCGATGGTTGACGTCCACACCATCGGCTCGGGCGGCGGGAGCGTCGCGTCGGTGGACGCCGGAGGGGCGCTCCGCGTCGGCCCCGAGTCCGCGGGGGCGGAGCCCGGCCCGGCGTGTTACGGGAAGGGCGGCGAGCGCGCGACGGTGACGGATGCGAACCTCGTGCTCGGCTACATCGGGGACGACGCGGCGCTGGGCGGCGAACTCGAACTCGACGCCGACGCCGCACGCGACGCGCTGGCGCGGCTGGCCGAGGAGGCGGGACTGGACTCGGCGCGCGAGGCCGCCGCCGGGGTGTACCGCGTCGCCAACGCGCGGATGACCCGCGCCGTCCGCGCGGTGACCGTCGAGCGGGGCCACGACCCCCGCGAGTTCGGCCTCGTCGCGTTCGGCGGCGCGGGGCCGATGCACGCCGCGCCGCTGGCCGGCGCGCTCGACATCGACAGCGTGGTCGTCCCGCCCGCCGAGGGCGTGCTCTCGGCGTACGGCCTGCTGGCCGCGGACGAGGAGTACGACGCCGCGCGGAGCCTGCTCGTGCCGCTTTCCGAGGCCGACTCCGGGGAGGTGGCGACCGTCCTCGACGACCTCGAAGCCGCGGCGCGGGCGGACGCGACCGCCGAGCCGACCGTCGCGCTGTCGGCCGACTGCCGCTACGACGGGCAGAGCTTCGAACTCGACGTGCCCGTCGAGCGGCCGTTCGACGCCGACGCCGTCCGCGAAGCGTTCGGCGACGCCCACGAGCGCGCCTACGGCTACCGGGCCGACGAGCCGGTCGAGCTGGTCACCCTGCGCGCGACGGCGCGCGTTCCCCGGGACGTGGCCGAGACGGCCGCGGACCCGTCGGGCGACCCCGAGCGCGGCACGCGGACCGCGTACTTCGACGGCGAGGCCCGCGGGACGCGGGTGTACGACCGCGACGCGCTCCCGCCGGGGTACGACCTCGCGGGGCCCGCCGTGCTGGAGGGGACCGAGAGCACGACGGTCGTGCCGCCGGGGTGGCGCGGGACCGTCCGGGCGAACGGCGCGGTCGTCCTCACGGAGGGGTCGGCGTGA